In Salmo salar chromosome ssa03, Ssal_v3.1, whole genome shotgun sequence, a single genomic region encodes these proteins:
- the LOC106598276 gene encoding uncharacterized protein isoform X7 codes for MRKHHILIEEGLPLPLSSLRLLVPPLRLVSAALWQVVQQRDVMDYGLVEEFVTTVLEIVPDMMSYRERVQLIMGLRAQLVLELCRSDHLANPETIQPHLNRMKTCIITHRDKEISDPEMEASELTFRKLIQTLLEDPIEKRHFFQNIFPEEFGPKYDSALQTLVWEFLSRLEKLLPAPTLQQTASWFLPDPSVLEECVQCVSHPQPLKTLLQHHNTCGHVDTNGRRNRLWTVNNVIRKPITFPCLALMV; via the exons ATGCGAAAACACCATATCCTGATTGAAGAAG gtctccctctccccctatcaTCTCTGCGTCTGTTAGTTCCTCCACTGCGGCTGGTGTCTGCAGCTCTATGGCAAGTTGTTCAGCAGAGAGACGTAATGGACTACGGGTTGGTGGAGGAGTTTGTCACCACTGTGTTGGAGATAGTTCCTGATATGATGAGTTACAGGGAGAGAGTCCAACTCATCATGGGCCTGCGAGCACAG CTGGTTCTGGAGTTGTGTCGCTCTGATCACCTAGCCAACCCTGAGACTATCCAGCCACACCTGAACAGGATGAAGACCTGTATCATCACTCATAGGGACAAGGAG ATTTCTGATCCTGAGATGGAGGCATCAGAATTAACTTTCCGGAAGCTGATTCAAACTCTGCTGGAAGACCCAATTGAGAAACGACACTTCTTTCAG AATATTTTTCCAGAGGAATTTGGCCCAAAGTATGACTCGGCACTGCAGACTCTGGTGTGGGAGTTCCTCTCCAGGCTGGAGAAGCTGCTTCCAGCACCAACCCTTCAACAG ACTGCATCTTGGTTCCTACCTGACCCCTCTGTCCTGGAGGAGTGTGTGCAGTGTGTATCCCACCCTCAGCCTTTGAAGACCCTTCTCCAGCATCACAACACATGTGGACATGTAGACACCAATGGTAGGAGAAATAGGCTTTGGACAGTAAATAATGTTATCAGAAAGCCAATAACATTTCCATGTTTGGCTTTAATGGTTTAA